In Haliaeetus albicilla chromosome 18, bHalAlb1.1, whole genome shotgun sequence, the DNA window CTCGTATTCCGGACGGAAGGAGCCTTCGTCCTGGCCCCACAGCAGCGCTCGTACCCGCGGCCGACCCCCCTCCACTGGGAAGTTCAGCCGGACATTTTCCCGGATTTGGTCTAATGCCGCTGGTTGGTCCGTGATAGTGACATCCCCTCctaaaatgggggggggaggctcagagggggggggtcacccccTTAatccccccccagacccccctaAACCCACCCCCAAGATCCCAGTAACCACCACAGCTGCTCGCACCAGTGAGCCATGCCGCCTTTCCAGTTCCGTAGTGGGCAGGGAAATAGAGAAAGGAGTTTGAAGAGGGGgtcggtgcccccccccccagccccatgggtgccccccccccagcacgcACCCAGCAAGGCGGCGAGGATGCCGACGATGCCGGTGCCAGCACCCAACTCGATCACCGTCCGGCCCCGAAAATCGAAGCGCTGCTCCTCCAGATACCGGCACAGGGAcagggcctggggggggggggatgcaggtGGAGGGGGGGCGGCATGGGGGGCCCCCCCAACCTATCCCTGGCATTGGGGTGGCTGCTCAGCATGGAgacccccccccggctcctgcCAGGTGGGCATCGTGTCATCATCCCCCCTCCATTGCCTGGTGATCCCTGgggctccccccacctcccctgtgccccccccatcaccccgtgtccccccgccatcacccagtgctcccagtgtggCCCCCCGGGAGATCCCCCCCCATcctccagggacccccccaggtgcccccccccgggcattccccccccccccccagcttcccAGAGACCCCCCTCActagcttccccccccccatcacccagCGCTCCCGGtaccccccccccgtgccctcGGTGCCTCCCCCGGTACTCTCGGTTTCCCCCCCGGGTACGCACCGCCTCCCAGACGGAGGCGGCCGGTCCCAGCCGCGGCCCGTGGTGCTGGGCGATGCGGAGGACGCGTCCGCAGAGCCGGTACCGCCGCTCCACCGGGAAGGCGTCGGCGAAAAGCTCGGGGTCGCGGGGGAACACGGACCGCAGCGCCGTTTCCTCTTCCGCTTCCTCTTCCGCTTCCTCTTCCGTCCCTTCTCCGGTTCCGgtcccccccgccgccacctCCCACCGAACCCCGGCCCCCACGTGGCAGCCGGGCGCGGCCATCTTGGCGGaagggcgggagggggggggtcgAGCCGCGCCCCCCGCTCGGGATTGGTCAGAGCGGGTGACGCCCCGCCCACCCTCTGGGGGGAGGCGGGGTCTGGAGCTCCGCCCACGGCGCGCTGCTTCGGCCCGTGGCGgcgtccccagtgtcccccgacccatcccagtgtcccccgatccctccccagtgtccccatcacctccccagtgtcccccgtcccctccccagtgtcccccgtcccatcccagtgtccccatcacctccccagtgtcccccgtcccatcccagtgtcccctgcccctccccagtGTCCCTCGACCCCTCCCAGTGTCTCCCGACCCCTCCCCAGTGTCCCCCGACCCCTCCCCAGTatcccccatcccatccccagtgtcccccatcacctccccagtgtcccctgccccatcccagtggTCCCAGGCCAGTCCTGGTCCCACCCCACCAGTCGCAGCCCCTtttcctgccccatccctgtcccttcccAGTTCTGTCCTCAGTGTcaccctgctcccagccagcccAGTCCCATCCCCAACCCTACCCCAGCTGGAGCCTACTGGTCCCTGTCCTGGGGTCTGGTGCCGTCCTCTGTTCtctcctgctcctgtccctgtcctgtcaccACCAGTGCTGCCACAGCCCTGGCCCCTGGGAAGGGCCTGGAGCCCAGGCctggtgtccccagccccagtgtCCCTGGTGGCCTTGGTCATGGTGTCCCCAGCTCTGGTGTCCCCAGCCCCGGTGTCCCCAGTCCCAGTGTCCCTAACCCTGGTGTCCCTGACCCAGGTGCCTTTGACCCCAATATCCCTGACCCCGATGCCTCTGCTCATGATGTCACTGGTCATGGTGGCCTTGGCCatggtgtccctgtccccatgtcccttaCCCAGTTGTCCTTGGCCACAGTGTCCCTGGCCCCGGTGTCCCTGCTCACTCcagtgtccctgtccccaaTGTCACTGGTCATGGCGGCTTTGGCCATGGTGTCCCTGGCCCTGCTGACCCTGCTCACCCCGGTGTCCCTGTCCCCGATGTCTCTGTTTATGGTGTCACTGGTCATGGTGGCCTTGGTCATGGTGTCCCTGACCCTGATGTCCCTGGTCCCAACATCCCTGGCCTTGTTGTCCCTGGCCATGGTGTCCCTGGCCCCAGCATCCCTGGCCTTGTCCCTGGCCATGGTGTCCCTGGCCCCATGTCCCTTACCCACTTGTCCTTGGCCCTGCTGTCCCTGGCCTTGCTGTCCCTGGTCATGGTGGCCTTGGCCATGATGTCCCTGgccctgctgtccctgctcaccccagtgtccctgtccccaaTGTCACTGGTCATGATGGCTTTGGCCATGGTGGCCCTGATCCCAGTGTCCCTGCTCACCTtggtgtccctgtccctgaTGTCTCTGTCCTTGGTGTCCTTGGTCATGGTGGCCTTGGCCATGGTGTCCCCGAtcctgctgtccctgctcacCTCGGTGTCCCTGTCCCTGATGTCTCTGTCCTCGGTGTCCTTGGTCATGGTGGCCTTGGCCATGGTGCCCCTGaccctgctgtccctgctcacCTCGGTGTCCCTGTCCCTGATGTCTCTGTCCTCGGTGTCCTTGGTCATGGTGGCCTTGGCCATGGTGCCCCTGaccctgctgtccctgctcactTTGGTGTCCCTGATGTCTCTGTCCTCGGTGGCCTTGGCCATGGTGTCCCTGaccctgctgtccctgctcacCTCAGTGTCCCTGTCCCTGATGTCTCTGTCCTCGGTGGCCTTGGCCATGATGTCCCTGTCCCTCATCACGGTGGCCCTCATCATGGTGGCCTTGGCCAtgatgtccctgtccctgctgtccctgcttGCCCCGGTGTCCCTGTCCCTGACCATGATGTCCCTGACCATGACGTCCCTGCTTGTCcctgtgtccctgtccccccgtCCCTGCCATCCTGTCCCCAGCCAGGGTctcccagcaccagcagagccCCCAGCCGTGGCGGGGGGACACGACACATGGGGCCAATTGTCCCCCCCCGGtgccaacccccccccccgccgccagcaCAGCCCCATTCCCGGTGCCGCGTGAGCTGGGATAACCCGGATAAACAGTAAccgggtgtgtgtgtgtgtgtgaccccccgggggggtcccgtGGGGCTAATGAACAACCTGCCCCGGGccacccccccgggacccccccgggcACCTGCGTCACCGCCGCGCGTCACCGGGTTAATGCTTGTGGCCATGGCGGGGGGCCGGTGTCCCcggggggtctgggggggtttCAGGGCACCCTGGAGGGGGGGGTAGAATgggaggggggggagcagaatggggaggggggggcttgatccttgtgtcccccccctccccagcacagccctgtgaTTTCCCACCCTGAGTCACCCGCGGACGCCGTTCCTGGAAGGACGGATGGACgggacggacagacggacggaTCCAGCCCCAAGTTGctcaaccccccccccggcccccctgccccccccccccgggcttTCTCAGAAATCGCCCCCGGCTTCGCCGCAGCCCAAATTCCCCAACCGCTCCCGTGCCGGGAAGGGCCCAgtgctggggggctggggcgtactggaggcactgggagggactgggagggactgagggagggctgggggagcaaCTGGGGGCACTGGGTCAATGCCAGGTCCCTGGggcactgggcagcactgggggggactgggggcgCTGGGACAGTGTGAGGTCCCTGGGGTACTGGGCAGGACTGGGCAGCACTGGCGGGAACTGGGGGACACTGGAGGCCACTTGGGCAGCATGAGGTCCCAGGGTACTGGGGGAGTactgggggtactggggggtactgggagggactggggggagttggggacactgggaggactgggggcCACTGGGACAGTGTGAGGTTCCTGAGGTACTGGGCAgcactgggtggcactggggaaCACTGGAGAGCACTGGGAGACACTGGAGGTCACTCAGACAGCATGAGGTCCCAGGGTACTGGGGGAGTactgggggtactggggggtactgggagggactggggggagttggggacactgggaggactgggggcCACTGGGACAGTGTGAGGTTCCTGAGGTACTGGGCAgcactgggtggcactggggaaCACTGGAGAGCACTGGGAGACACTGGAGGTCACTCAGACAGCATGAGGTCCCAGGGTACTGGGGGGGCGCTGGTggtactgggaggcactgggcggggggctgggggagctggggtgACTGGGGCTCACTGGGACAGTGTGAGGTCTCTGGGGTactgagcagcactgggagaCACTGGAGGACACTGGAGGACACTCAGGCAGCATGAGGTCCCAGGGTACTGGGGGGGGctactggggggcactgggacagTGTGAGGTCCCAGGGTActgggggggtactgggggcACCGGATTAACATGAGGACCCTGGGGCACCGGGCAGCACtaggggggactgggggggactggggcaGCTTGTGAGGTTCCTGGGAtactgggggggcactgggggagactgggggggggggcactggaaCAGTGGCAGGTCCCCGGGGCACTGGGAGagactggggggcactggggctgTGTGAGGTCCCTGGGGTATTTGGGACACTGAGGGGGGTACTCCAGGGCAGTGCCAGATCCCTGGgatactgggaggcactgggccTGAgactgggaagggctggggaggactggggggggcagtggggtggagactgggggcactgggaggcactggagTGGTTACTGGGGGTCGCTGGCCTGGAGGGGGGAGGCCCTGGGACAGGATGGGAAGGGGCGGGAAGCACTGGCCAAACTGGGAGTCACTGGGAAGGCGCGGGGGGGGCGGTGCTTGCCCAAGCCCCGCCCACCCCGGCGGCAGGTGCGGCGGTGACGCCACTCGGCGGCGCCGCGCGGTGACGTCTATaaccgccgccgcgccccggggACCGCTATGGAGGAGGCGGCCGTGCcggtcccgccgccgccgcagaAGCGGTTTTACCGGCAGCGGGCACACGCCAACCCGCTGGCCGACCACACGCTGCGCTAGTGAGTGCGGCCGGGCCCCGCGAACCCCCTTCCCCGGGAACCACCGGGCCGGGAACCCCACCGGGGCCCGGCCtttgacaccccccccccccctcccctcacgGCCGGGCCCGGGGGAACCGGGAACCCCCctcacgcccccccccccaccccagcagcccccctcCACGAGCGGgtctgtcccccccccatccccctcaTGGCCCCGTACGGGACCGCCGGGAAccgggggaccccccccccccctccccggtgcccccccccgtgACGCGGGTCCCGCAGCCCCGCCAGGCCGCAGGACATGGACTGGGCTCCGCTCTTCCCGGCTTTCTTCCCTCCCGCCGTCCCCCCCGGCCAGCCCCCCCCACGCGTGGAGTTCGCCGACGTGGGCTGCGGTTACGGGGGGCTGCTGGGTGAGCGgtgggggggtactgggaggacTGGGCGAGTGGGGttggggagcactgggggggttATAGGCAACagtggggggctgggggtgcatgGAGGGGGACACTGGGGGAGGTCCTGGGGGGGCTGTGGTGATGgtaggggttggggggggggcattggGGGGGACTGGGCAGACTGGGtgagtgggggtggggggtgctgAGCTGGAaactgggcgggggggggctgcggtgACAGCAGGGTCACTGGGGAGGCACCAAGGGGCACTGGGGGgatggtggtggtgctggggggtccccactgaccccccccttcccccccgcaGTGGAGCTatcccccctcttcccccacaCGCTgatgctggggctggagctgcggGTGAAGGTGGCCGCCTTCGCCGGGGAACGGATCCGGGCGCTGCGGGCGGCCCAGCCCGGGCGCTTCGGCAACGTCGCCTGCCTGCGCGCCAACGCCATGAAACACCTCCCCCACTTCTTCCGCAAGGCTCAGGTGGGGATCCCCCCCCTCCACGACCCCCTCCTGGaccccccaaaccaccccccccccccccagtaccaccctccccatcccactttttctccctccccagcaccaagtgcaggtgggaaggggggggaggggagtcAGTGCCGAGCAGGGTgctgacccccccaccccaatttTTTGTGTCGCCCCCACTCCAGCTCAGCAagatgttctttcttttccctgaccCCCACTTCAAACGGACGAAGCACAAGTGGCGAATCATCAGCCCCACATTGCTGGATGAGTACGGTTACGTCCTGCGCCCCGGGGTGAGTGCCACGGCCCCCACCCCATGTCCCCAacccccccagtgtcccccacttccccccagtacccccccttctcttcctcctgttcaCCTGAACTTCCCTTCCCTGGGGACGCACCGGGAAGCACTGGATTCCCCAGAGATCACAGAGAGGCAGGATTGGGGGGGGGATCCAGccctgctgggggggctgggggggggtcttggggacaCCTCCCTCCCTTGGTGACACCGGGGTTGTCCCCAGGGGCTGGTGTACACGGTGACGGATGTGGCGGAGGTCCACGAGTGGATGGTGAAGCATTTCGGGGAGCACCCGCTCTTTGAGGAGGTGCCGCTGGCTCAGCTggtgagcagggcagggggggtgggtgggggcactgggagctcACTGGGAGCTTACTGGGAGCTCACTgggtgtcgtcgtccccccaGGACACGGACCCCATCGTGGCCCGGCTGGGCACCTCCACCGAGGAGGGCCGGAAGGTGCAGCGTGGTGGCCGCCAGATCTTCCCGGCCGTTTTCCGACGCCTCCAGGATccggtgctggggggggatgcCTGAGGGGACACGAGTGGGACAGGTCTCAGCTGACAccccctcccaccaccaccatgggggggtggggggggcaggcgtggtgtccctccctgcccccccccccccaaatttggAATAAAGCCACCAGCCTGTCCCCAAGTCTGGTCCCCTCCTGGCTGCGCCATCACTGTtgccccccccagtccccatccccCCACCCAAGGATGTTGGGAATTGCCCCCCCGGggtaatttggggggggggggggggcagcggttcctgcctcagtttctccaggGCGTGATTgcagcctggggggggctggttcctgcctcagtttctccaggGCGTGATTGCAGCCTGGGGGGGCCAgttcctgcctcagtttctccaggGTGTGATTgcagcctggggggggctggttcctgcctcagtttctccaggGTGTGAttgcagcctggggaaggaaacccccggggggaggatggggggggagggggcccccccagttccccccagttccccccccaccccctacGGGGGGTTTCCACCAGCACACAGCCCAGCCTTTCCGGTGTTGCAAGCTGGTAATTCCCGAGAATCCAgtggctgggcagggagggggcaccccagtgtcgtgtcccccccgcGGGGGGTCGGGATAGCCCCTCCCCCAGGCTTCCCGCAggactgggggcactggttaaactggggggggggggggggagctctGTGTGTGTCACTGCCCCGTTCCCCTGTGGGGACAGGgcctccccccctgccctggccctcCCCCCATCGTGTCTCCGGGGGGGgtgcccggccccgcccgcctcccagtttggggggtgcTGGTGACCAGTCTGGGACtgggacggggggggggaagggaggttGCGCGCCTGCGCAGAGTGGTCGCGCCAGCGCCTGTCCACGCCCCgccccgagccccccccccgcgttCTGATTGGCCCGGGGCGAGCTTTATGCAAATCTCCccgcgggaggggcggggcggggttTGGAGACAGAAGTGGGCGTGGCTTGTGGTCGAGAAGGGGCGTGGCCACACGCCGAAGGGGCGGGGCTTTCCCAGCTCCACGTGGGTCCTTATAAGGGTCCCGGCCGATGCCAGCGGCTCAGTCGAGGCGCGTCCCCGCGGTTTCCCCGTGTCCCCCGGGCACCCGTGTCCCCAGGACCACCCGCCGCTTTCCCGGGACACCCCCGCCATGCCACAGAGCCTGCGCCTGCCCGCCCGGGTGGCCCTGCTGTCCCGCTGCCTGTCCGAGCTGGGGGTCCCCTGCCAACCCCCGGTCCCCCCAGCTGCCACCCGGGGTCCCCGGAGCCTGGCCGAGATGCCAGGGCCCAGTCCCGCTGCTTTCCTCTATGACCTCCTCTGCCGTGGGGGCCTGCGGAGGCTGCACGAGCTGCAGGTAATGGGGCGAAGGGGGAACGACCTGATGCGTTCCCCCCCCTGGGGCCGGGGACCTGGATCTTGCTCCCCTGGTGCTTGGAGGGGACTTGGGGACCTTGCTCCCACCCTCCTGGTGCTTGGAGGGGACAGTGGGATCCTGGTCTGAGTGCCCTGGGGCTTGGAAGGGACAGTGGGATCCCAGTTCCCATCAACCTGGGGCTTGGAGGGGACAAAGGGGGCCCGTTCCCACTGTCCGGGGGcatgggggggacagggggaccCTGCTCCCACCACCCTGGGGCTTGCTCAGGACAGGGGAACCCCAGTGCCACCGCTCTGGGGCTTGGAGGGGCTGGAGAGGACCCCAGTCCCACCACCTTGGGCTTCGCGGGGACAGCAGGACCCTGGTTCCACTGCCCTGGGACTTGGAGGGGACAAGGGGCCCCCGGTCTCACCTTCCTGGGGCTTGGTGGGGACAGCAGGACCCTGGTCCAACTGCCCCAGGGCTTGAGGGAAACGGGGAGGACTCCAGTCCCACCACACTGGGGCTTGAAGGGGAGAAGGGGACCCTGTTCCCACCACCCTGGGACTtggaggggacatgggggacccCATTCCTTCCACCCTGGGACATGGAGGGGACAAGGGGACCCTGGTCCTGTTGCCCTGGGACTTGGCAGGGCCAGGGGGGTCCTCGGTCCCACCTCCATGGGGCTTGGAGGGGACAAGGGAACCTTGCTCCCACCACCCTGGGGCTTCAAAGGGGTAGTGGGACCCCAGTCCCACCAACCCGGGGCTTGGAGGGAATAGGGGGACCCCGTTCCCACCACTCTGGGGCTTGGTGGGGACAGCAGGATCCCAGTCCCGCTGCCCTGGGGTGCAAATGAgatgggggggtccctggtCCCACCGCCTTGGGGCttggaggggatggggggaccCCCATCTCAATCCCTGGGACTTGTAGGGGACAGGGACCAGCCCTGGGCTCTCACCGAGCCACGGCTGCTAATGGTTAACCCCTCACCGGGCACCCAGGCTCCCGGGGTGGGtgggcagcagcacccaggaTGGGCCCCAGGGCCACCCACGGGTGGGCACAGCGGGGCTGAGACCACCAGGACCGCCTCACCCCATGCCACAGCCAGTTCTTTCCTATCCAGCATCTCCCCGAGGCTCCGGGTCCCTTCTCCGAGGACACCCCAGGGACACCCTGGTGCCatgtcccctgtgtccccacagGTGGAGGGCCGTGCCCGCTATGGGCCGGTGTGGAAGGCGAGCTTCGGGCCCATCCTGACGGTGCACGTGGCGGAGGCCGGACTGATTGAGCAGGTCCTGCGGCAGGAGGGTGACTTCCCCGTCCGTTCCCACCTTTCCTCCTGGAAGGATTATCGGGTCTGCCGCGGGCATGCCTGCGGGCTGCTCACTGCGTGAGTGGGGTCTGGGGGCTGCTCGTGGGGTCTGGGGGCTGTGCAAGGGCAGCTTGGGGCTGCATACAGGGGTCTGGGGGCTGGGTATGGGGGTCTGAGAGCTGGATATGGGCATCTGGGGGGCTGCGCATGGGGTCTGGGGGCTCCACACGGGGGTCTGGGGGCTGCCCATGGGGGTCTGGGGCTGCACTTGGGGTCTGGGGGCTGGATATGGGCATCTGGGAGCTGGATATGGGCCTCTGGGGGGCTGCACATGGGGGTCTGGGGGACTGTGCACAGGGTCTGGGGGCTGCATACAGGGGTCTGGGGGCTGCATACAGGAGTCTAGAGGCTGTGCATGGGGCTCTGGGGGCTGGGtctgggggtctgggggctgCACATGGGGTCTGGAAGCTGGATATGGGGGTCTGGGGGTTGTACAGAAGGTCTGGGGACTGTCCGTGGGGGTCTGGGGACTGCAGACAGGGCTCTGGGGGCTGCATGTAGGGGTTTGAGGCCTTTGTGTGGGgtctgggggctgtgggggagATTCGGGGGGTTGCACAGGGGATCAGGGGATCTGcacgggggggtggggtggcTGTACCCGGAGCTATAGGGCTGcacatggggctgggggctccccTAGGGTCTATGGGGTGTCTGTGCCCCGTGGGGGCTATGGGGGGGAGGTCTCCCTGCCCCATAGGGCTCTCCTGGGATTTATGGGGTGCCTGTGCCCCAAGAGGCTcctgggggggctatggggggggGTCTCCCTGCCCCATGGGGCTCTCCTGGGGTTTATGGGGTGTCTGTGCCCCCAGGGGCTcccggcccccccctccccgtgcccaCGCACCCATTCCGGGAAGGGCGTCCTGTGGGGCCGCAGCCGGCGGGGCAGGCACGGGAAGGGCCCGGTGAGCCCGGGGTGACTCAGATGTGATTCAGGGCCCCCCCGCTCCatccccgccgctgcccccccctACCCCACAGCCGCTCCCgaacacccccccccggccctccccagccccctgtgCAGGATGTGAGTAAGTGTCGGGGGAGAGCCACGGCCCCTGCGTGGGCACGGGGCGGGGAGCCCGGTATCCCCGAATCCCCGTATCCCATCCCGTACCCCTGTACCCCTGtgcgcagccccccccagctccgGGCACAGCCCCCCGACCCTGCACTCTGCCCCCCCAACTCCACGTACAGCCCCCCCAACTCCGCATGCAGCCCCCCAACCCTGTGTAAATCCCCCCAGCTCCATGCAGAGCCCCCTGACTCTGCACTCTGCCCCCCAATCCCGTGCAAATCCCCCCAGCTCTGGGTACAGCCCCCCAACTCTGTGCAAATCCCCCCAGCTCCATGCAGAGCCCCCCAACTCTGCACTCTGCCCCCCAACTCTGTGTGCAGCCCCCCAAC includes these proteins:
- the EEF1AKMT3 gene encoding EEF1A lysine methyltransferase 3; this translates as MAAPGCHVGAGVRWEVAAGGTGTGEGTEEEAEEEAEEETALRSVFPRDPELFADAFPVERRYRLCGRVLRIAQHHGPRLGPAASVWEAALSLCRYLEEQRFDFRGRTVIELGAGTGIVGILAALLGGDVTITDQPAALDQIRENVRLNFPVEGGRPRVRALLWGQDEGSFRPEYEVILGSDIVYHPPSFPPLLGTLRHLCGPRSFALLCAKMRGGDAGARRFFRQMLPPYFRIQLLRREVEEEIEIYRVTCRGDDPIEEGGDTHTPQLGVVRGGAVPDLGVP
- the METTL1 gene encoding tRNA (guanine-N(7)-)-methyltransferase; protein product: MEEAAVPVPPPPQKRFYRQRAHANPLADHTLRYPARPQDMDWAPLFPAFFPPAVPPGQPPPRVEFADVGCGYGGLLVELSPLFPHTLMLGLELRVKVAAFAGERIRALRAAQPGRFGNVACLRANAMKHLPHFFRKAQLSKMFFLFPDPHFKRTKHKWRIISPTLLDEYGYVLRPGGLVYTVTDVAEVHEWMVKHFGEHPLFEEVPLAQLDTDPIVARLGTSTEEGRKVQRGGRQIFPAVFRRLQDPVLGGDA